The Terriglobia bacterium genome has a window encoding:
- a CDS encoding tyrosine-type recombinase/integrase produces MRGDGRVFERGHRWFIQYYFRGKPVREPGGLDGRGAKSEAEARKRLKARLKEIYGDRFIGPQAERVTVDEILDSYSAHLKQKGAKSAPGMDSKLKAVRDHFRFMRAVDITTDQLRTFINSRLAEGKAPATCNRSVQYLRAAFRLAQKEGKILRLPYFPTLRENNVRTGFFERHEIETIVAHLPKTIDDIVRFGYCSGWRRGEILSLRWEDVDRDAGEVRLRAEASKTGEGRCLPLEIGELRDVIERRWAAREYSLPDGTSGLSAVVFHRQGRPVKDFKRVWAAACTAAKVPGRLFHDLRRSAVRDMIRAGVPQAVAQRISGHKTASIFNRYNITSDTDKREALRKLEAYRASRPVPASNVVAMSRPS; encoded by the coding sequence ATGAGAGGCGACGGTAGGGTCTTCGAGCGCGGTCACCGCTGGTTTATCCAGTACTACTTCCGCGGCAAGCCGGTCCGCGAGCCGGGAGGCCTCGATGGCCGTGGAGCCAAGTCCGAGGCCGAGGCGCGCAAGAGGCTCAAGGCCCGTCTGAAGGAGATCTACGGCGACCGATTCATTGGCCCTCAAGCCGAACGCGTCACCGTGGACGAGATCTTGGACTCTTACTCGGCGCATCTGAAGCAGAAGGGTGCGAAGTCGGCCCCCGGCATGGACTCCAAGCTCAAGGCGGTGCGGGATCACTTTAGGTTCATGCGGGCCGTCGACATAACGACCGACCAGCTTCGGACGTTCATCAACTCACGACTCGCGGAGGGTAAGGCACCTGCCACCTGCAATCGATCCGTTCAGTACCTCCGGGCAGCCTTCCGGCTCGCGCAGAAGGAAGGCAAGATCCTCCGCCTGCCATACTTCCCGACGCTTCGCGAGAACAACGTGCGCACCGGGTTCTTCGAGCGGCACGAGATCGAGACCATCGTCGCGCACCTCCCGAAGACCATCGACGACATCGTGCGGTTCGGGTACTGCAGCGGCTGGAGGCGCGGGGAGATCCTCAGCCTTCGGTGGGAGGATGTCGATCGTGACGCTGGAGAAGTCCGACTCCGCGCCGAAGCGTCGAAGACGGGCGAGGGACGCTGCCTCCCGCTGGAGATCGGCGAGCTTCGGGACGTGATCGAGCGGCGGTGGGCGGCTCGCGAATATTCCCTACCCGACGGCACGTCCGGGCTCTCTGCGGTCGTCTTCCACCGCCAGGGCAGGCCGGTGAAGGACTTCAAGCGCGTGTGGGCAGCGGCCTGCACTGCGGCGAAGGTGCCGGGCCGCCTCTTCCACGATCTTCGCCGCTCCGCAGTCCGCGACATGATCCGTGCGGGCGTCCCGCAGGCGGTCGCGCAGCGGATCTCCGGCCACAAAACCGCCAGCATCTTCAACCGCTACAACATCACGTCGGACACGGACAAGCGAGAGGCGCTCCGGAAGCTGGAGGCGTACCGCGCCTCTCGACCCGTGCCCGCGTCCAACGTCGTCGCAATGTCGCGTCCCAGTTAG
- a CDS encoding helix-turn-helix domain-containing protein, giving the protein MPPVSSGRTTGPDENLDVAEAARRLGVSKDWLYRHANGLPFTVRVGRRLVFSARGLERWNQMRQGR; this is encoded by the coding sequence ATGCCACCGGTCAGCTCAGGAAGAACGACCGGACCCGACGAAAACCTCGACGTCGCCGAGGCGGCTCGACGGCTCGGCGTCTCCAAGGACTGGCTCTACCGCCACGCCAATGGCCTGCCCTTCACGGTCCGTGTCGGTAGGCGATTGGTCTTTTCCGCACGCGGGCTGGAGCGCTGGAACCAGATGAGGCAAGGGCGTTGA
- a CDS encoding DUF3854 domain-containing protein — MSDDSKSTLLPQHGDLIRASAISPEVAAARGYQSITSRAELQRLGFTKPQQIVPSLLIPIRGVSGEIATYQIRPDQPRIGKKGRVTKYETPKGSTMVLDVPALSRPALGNPRMPLFVTEGARKADAAVSRGLCCVALLGVWNWRGTNDQGGRTALADWEFIALNDRHVYIVFDSDVTSKSEVRRSLLRLKAFLENRGAIVRVVHLPSGDGGIKVGLDDFLAAGRTVADLTSLAGEHVPLPVDAAPEEYVPYEATSSGLIYLKAAEGGTIPVPLTNFTAKITKDITEDDGVETRRSFEIEAVLKNRSHRFGVAASSFSTMGWVVEHLGASAVIFPGASIRDHSRVAVQLLSQDIEMHRVFAHLGWRSIDGRFVYLHAGGAIGPDGSIPNMEVVLADSLRRYVLPEPPPLDVLTVAIRGSAGILDVAPPRVSVPTLAVVYRAPLGRCDLSGHLVGPTGEGKTALAALAQQHFGPGLDAQNLPGSWTSTANALEALAFAAKDALFVVDDFVPKGTTADLQRLHREAERLFRAQANASARQRMRPDATLRPSKPPRGLILSTGEDVPRGQSLRARLIIIEVSPGDVNWSRLTEAQRDASRGLYAQAMAGFLKWLAPQYELVQRRLPDEVRELRDRAYEGAQHKRTAFAVANLALGMRYFISFARDLQALSGEECDRLWDTTWAALGEVAEAQSRFLEAAEPTGRYLELLSAAIASGHAHVANPSGGPPPSPEAWGWRRDDTHATLDAHWRPIGDRVGWLEQADLYLEPEASYAVAQRMAREGGEGLSIAAKTLHKRLDERRYLVSTEPGRGTLTIRRSLEGARRHVLHLRAASLIGGKPAQSAQDAVNPGADGQFPWADSWADSGLDPEKPAQETRPGSVDAAPETDVKGSPGQIGQIPVNTERRPIEQDATPREVIEL; from the coding sequence ATGAGCGACGATTCCAAGTCCACGCTCCTGCCGCAGCATGGCGATCTCATCCGAGCCTCGGCGATCAGCCCCGAGGTTGCCGCCGCCCGCGGTTACCAGTCCATCACAAGCCGCGCCGAGTTACAGCGACTTGGTTTCACGAAACCTCAACAAATTGTCCCCAGCCTCTTGATCCCTATTCGCGGAGTCTCGGGGGAAATCGCGACCTATCAGATACGGCCGGATCAGCCGCGGATAGGCAAGAAGGGAAGGGTGACCAAGTACGAGACGCCCAAGGGTTCCACGATGGTCCTTGACGTTCCGGCGCTGTCCCGTCCGGCACTTGGCAACCCGAGGATGCCACTCTTCGTGACCGAGGGAGCGCGAAAGGCGGACGCCGCGGTGTCGCGTGGGCTGTGCTGTGTCGCGTTGCTCGGAGTATGGAACTGGCGAGGAACCAACGATCAGGGCGGTCGAACCGCACTCGCTGATTGGGAATTCATCGCTCTCAACGATCGTCATGTGTACATCGTCTTCGACAGCGACGTGACATCGAAGAGCGAGGTCCGCAGGTCACTGCTTCGGCTGAAGGCGTTTCTTGAGAATCGGGGCGCGATCGTCCGAGTTGTCCATCTCCCGTCAGGCGACGGGGGCATCAAGGTAGGGCTCGACGACTTCTTGGCGGCAGGCCGCACCGTCGCCGACCTTACGTCGCTGGCCGGAGAACACGTCCCCTTGCCCGTCGATGCAGCACCGGAGGAGTACGTCCCATACGAGGCCACCTCGTCAGGCCTGATCTACCTCAAGGCCGCGGAGGGTGGCACGATCCCGGTCCCACTGACGAACTTCACGGCAAAGATCACCAAGGACATCACCGAAGACGACGGTGTGGAGACGCGACGCAGCTTCGAGATCGAGGCGGTCCTGAAGAATCGCTCGCATCGATTTGGCGTCGCCGCCTCGAGCTTCTCGACGATGGGATGGGTTGTGGAGCACCTCGGCGCGTCGGCGGTGATCTTCCCTGGTGCCTCGATTCGCGACCACTCCCGCGTGGCTGTACAGCTGCTCTCTCAGGACATCGAGATGCATCGCGTGTTCGCTCACCTGGGTTGGCGCAGCATCGACGGCCGTTTCGTTTACCTCCACGCCGGCGGCGCCATCGGGCCAGATGGATCGATCCCGAACATGGAAGTGGTCCTGGCCGACAGTCTCCGCCGATACGTTTTGCCGGAACCGCCGCCCCTGGACGTGCTCACCGTTGCAATCCGCGGCAGTGCCGGCATCCTCGATGTTGCGCCTCCGCGGGTGTCCGTTCCCACCTTGGCCGTGGTCTACCGCGCTCCCCTCGGACGTTGCGATCTCAGCGGGCACCTTGTCGGACCGACGGGTGAGGGCAAGACCGCGTTGGCCGCGCTAGCGCAACAGCACTTTGGTCCCGGCCTCGATGCTCAGAATCTCCCGGGCTCTTGGACGAGCACCGCCAATGCTTTGGAGGCCCTCGCGTTCGCCGCGAAGGACGCGTTGTTTGTTGTGGACGATTTCGTCCCGAAGGGAACCACGGCCGACCTGCAACGCCTGCACCGTGAGGCAGAGCGCCTTTTCAGGGCACAGGCGAATGCCAGCGCCCGACAGCGAATGCGCCCGGACGCGACGCTGAGGCCGTCCAAGCCGCCCCGCGGACTCATTCTGTCCACGGGAGAGGACGTCCCGCGAGGTCAATCTCTCCGCGCCCGCTTAATCATCATCGAGGTCTCTCCCGGCGACGTGAACTGGTCCAGGTTGACCGAGGCGCAGCGCGATGCCAGCCGCGGACTTTACGCCCAGGCGATGGCCGGGTTCCTGAAGTGGCTCGCGCCGCAATACGAGCTCGTGCAGCGGCGTCTTCCCGACGAGGTCCGCGAGCTTCGCGATCGAGCGTACGAGGGCGCACAGCACAAGCGAACCGCCTTCGCGGTGGCGAACCTGGCCTTGGGGATGCGCTACTTCATCTCCTTCGCGCGGGACCTGCAGGCGCTGAGCGGCGAGGAATGCGACCGACTGTGGGACACGACATGGGCGGCGCTGGGTGAGGTGGCCGAGGCTCAGTCTCGATTCCTGGAGGCCGCCGAGCCCACCGGGCGGTATCTCGAACTGCTGTCGGCCGCCATTGCGAGCGGCCATGCCCATGTGGCGAATCCGTCGGGCGGGCCTCCGCCGAGCCCAGAAGCGTGGGGCTGGAGGCGCGACGACACGCACGCCACCCTCGACGCCCACTGGCGCCCCATAGGGGATCGCGTGGGGTGGTTGGAGCAGGCAGATCTCTATCTCGAGCCGGAAGCGTCCTACGCCGTGGCGCAGCGGATGGCCCGAGAGGGAGGCGAAGGGCTTTCCATCGCGGCCAAGACCCTTCACAAGCGCCTCGACGAGCGCCGCTACCTCGTCTCGACCGAACCCGGGCGGGGCACCCTCACGATCCGTCGGTCCCTCGAGGGTGCCAGGCGGCACGTCCTCCATCTACGGGCCGCCTCTCTCATCGGTGGAAAACCTGCCCAATCTGCCCAAGACGCAGTCAATCCCGGCGCCGACGGCCAGTTTCCCTGGGCAGATTCCTGGGCAGATTCCGGTCTGGACCCCGAGAAACCTGCCCAGGAAACCCGACCAGGAAGCGTTGACGCGGCGCCCGAAACCGACGTGAAGGGATCGCCTGGGCAGATTGGGCAGATTCCTGTAAACACAGAAAGACGTCCCATAGAACAGGATGCAACACCCAGGGAGGTCATCGAACTATGA
- a CDS encoding DNA modification methylase, which yields MDVVEVRTQELAGMAAPYNPRKISDHDLDALRRSLRFFGTVEPIVVNRRSGHIVGGHQRVKAAQAEGIEELPVYYVDLDDPSERQLNLALNRIHGEWDEDLLERVLAELKASGADLELTGFSDEEIGALLVGTDVPQEGLTDPDAIPEPPDEPMTQRGDLIVLGQHRLLCADCGNPMNVEMLLGDERIHLVNTDPPYNVKVEPRSNNAIAAAIAAGRHQKNDARPDRKASGLTHHQSFDLARDKVKSKPTGPIRPRDRELVNDFIPPEEFAKKLRDWFKNMANALEPGRSFYIWGGYANLLNYPAAFLDAGLYFSQGIIWDKQWPVLTRKDFMGAHEWAFYGWKEGAAHFFNPEITNAQDIWRVRKVAPPAMIHLTEKPVELAELAMTYSSKRGEHVLDLFGGSGSTLIAAERLGRRAFLMEIDPAYCDVIVQRWQAFTGKNAEGWRGNA from the coding sequence ATGGACGTCGTAGAAGTCCGGACCCAAGAACTGGCGGGGATGGCCGCGCCTTACAACCCGCGGAAGATCTCCGACCACGACCTCGACGCGCTACGGCGCTCCTTGCGGTTCTTCGGAACGGTCGAGCCCATCGTGGTCAACCGGCGCTCTGGTCACATCGTTGGAGGCCACCAGCGAGTGAAGGCGGCCCAGGCGGAAGGCATCGAGGAACTACCGGTCTACTACGTGGACCTCGACGACCCGAGCGAGAGGCAGTTGAATCTGGCGCTCAACCGAATCCACGGTGAGTGGGACGAAGACCTTCTGGAACGCGTCTTGGCTGAGCTAAAGGCGAGTGGCGCGGACCTCGAACTCACCGGGTTCAGCGACGAGGAGATCGGGGCGCTCCTGGTGGGCACGGACGTCCCGCAGGAAGGTCTCACCGACCCCGACGCGATCCCGGAGCCGCCGGACGAGCCGATGACGCAGCGGGGAGACCTGATCGTCCTCGGCCAGCACCGGCTGCTTTGCGCCGATTGCGGCAACCCGATGAACGTCGAGATGTTGCTCGGGGACGAGCGGATCCACCTCGTGAATACCGATCCACCGTACAACGTGAAGGTCGAGCCTCGGTCGAACAACGCGATCGCGGCGGCCATCGCAGCCGGCCGCCACCAGAAGAACGACGCCAGGCCAGATCGCAAGGCGTCGGGTTTGACGCACCACCAGAGCTTCGACCTCGCGCGGGACAAGGTGAAGTCGAAACCCACCGGGCCGATCCGTCCCAGGGACCGCGAGTTGGTCAACGACTTCATCCCGCCCGAGGAGTTTGCGAAGAAGCTGCGGGACTGGTTCAAGAACATGGCGAACGCCCTGGAGCCCGGGCGGTCGTTCTACATCTGGGGCGGGTACGCGAACCTCCTGAACTACCCCGCAGCTTTCCTCGACGCCGGCCTCTACTTCAGCCAGGGGATCATCTGGGACAAGCAGTGGCCGGTGTTGACCCGGAAAGATTTCATGGGAGCCCACGAGTGGGCATTTTATGGATGGAAAGAAGGGGCCGCCCATTTCTTCAACCCGGAAATCACGAACGCGCAGGACATCTGGCGGGTGCGGAAGGTCGCCCCGCCGGCGATGATCCATCTCACGGAGAAGCCGGTCGAGCTGGCCGAACTCGCGATGACCTACTCCTCGAAGCGAGGCGAGCACGTGCTCGACCTGTTCGGAGGCTCCGGCTCGACGCTGATCGCGGCGGAGCGGCTCGGGCGTCGGGCGTTCCTGATGGAGATCGACCCAGCGTACTGCGACGTTATCGTCCAGCGTTGGCAAGCGTTCACGGGGAAGAACGCCGAGGGCTGGCGCGGGAACGCGTAG
- a CDS encoding DUF1804 family protein encodes MARHSLKTREQAREYYLTGEVTSIAEIARRVKAKPHTIAAWRREEDWDALRIKIDRRAAEQLVERLATERVNLNATHFKLWNAVVGRLFGSLTKDGLKGEDIRNLERVAGVLERAQRGQRLARGLSLDGETEEQVRAEAAAESRHLVDVFLEVVKREVPDENVRDRIARAILDLLPRETEDEEKAG; translated from the coding sequence ATGGCACGTCACTCGCTCAAGACGCGGGAGCAGGCCCGCGAGTACTACCTCACCGGGGAAGTCACCTCGATCGCCGAGATCGCGCGTCGCGTGAAAGCCAAGCCGCACACGATCGCGGCTTGGAGGCGCGAGGAGGACTGGGATGCGCTCCGAATCAAGATCGACCGACGCGCCGCAGAGCAGCTCGTGGAGCGCCTGGCCACCGAACGCGTCAACCTCAACGCGACGCATTTCAAGCTCTGGAACGCGGTCGTCGGGAGACTCTTTGGGTCGCTGACGAAGGACGGCCTGAAAGGCGAGGACATCCGCAATCTGGAGCGGGTCGCCGGGGTCTTAGAAAGAGCCCAGCGGGGACAGAGATTGGCGCGTGGCTTGTCCTTGGATGGTGAAACGGAGGAGCAAGTTCGAGCCGAGGCTGCCGCGGAGAGCCGTCACCTGGTGGACGTGTTTCTCGAGGTCGTGAAACGCGAGGTCCCGGATGAGAACGTTCGCGATCGCATCGCGCGCGCCATCCTCGATCTACTCCCGCGGGAAACCGAGGACGAAGAAAAAGCGGGATAG
- a CDS encoding phage terminase large subunit family protein: protein MADRRKPHRIDGYVRARMLELARPETRAIAEPLASWAARRIRLDGKPFSFEGHEYLRALYNDPSPHIALAKASQVGGTVWAILRSIHSCILGLNVMYLFPTRTDVLDFSRSRVAPLLADNPFLSKLMSDTDSVGLKKIGNAHLYLRGMQSEVGLKSVPADVLVLDELDEATPEAKAIAKERLGHSDYKRIIELSNPSLPDFGIDEVFQRSDQRHWTIRCGTCGEWTALSLAFPKKLGEDVRIIRSRQDGSFYRACPKCGGELDLAAGEWVAAYPDRPIHGYRISQLDSSKVDPGEILAEYKKTRFPERFYNLKIGIAWADVQNRLDAAAVLACCGEAGLLERSDTECTMGVDTGDLLHVVVSRFVESAENLREVVWIGTVQDYPQLDDLMKRFRIRKCVIDALPDIHATRAFAKRHSGKVWLNYFQETQRGAYRWDNEQRIVYENRTEALDASRQAIRDHKVVLPRAGPILQEFAEHLAADVKRLHEDEETGARAFRYVKTATNHFSLAFTYDCIAWSRDTSWGPRIALPWQAERRWDEALDVRW from the coding sequence ATGGCGGACCGCAGGAAGCCCCACCGCATCGACGGGTACGTCCGCGCTCGGATGCTCGAACTGGCGCGGCCGGAAACCCGGGCCATTGCGGAGCCCCTGGCCTCCTGGGCGGCGCGCCGCATCCGACTGGACGGGAAGCCGTTCTCGTTCGAGGGACACGAGTATCTGCGGGCGCTTTACAACGACCCGTCGCCACACATCGCGCTCGCGAAGGCCAGCCAGGTCGGCGGGACCGTCTGGGCGATTCTGCGCAGCATCCACTCGTGCATCCTGGGCCTCAACGTGATGTATCTTTTTCCGACGAGAACGGACGTTCTGGACTTCTCCCGGTCGCGCGTCGCCCCGCTTCTGGCCGACAACCCGTTCCTCTCGAAGCTCATGTCGGACACGGACAGCGTGGGGCTCAAGAAGATTGGCAACGCGCACCTCTACCTGCGGGGGATGCAGAGCGAGGTGGGGTTGAAGAGCGTGCCGGCGGACGTGCTGGTCCTCGATGAGCTGGACGAGGCGACGCCCGAGGCCAAAGCGATAGCGAAAGAACGCCTCGGCCACTCCGACTACAAACGCATCATCGAGTTGAGCAATCCGAGCCTTCCCGATTTCGGGATCGATGAGGTCTTCCAGCGGTCGGACCAGAGACACTGGACCATCCGATGCGGCACGTGCGGAGAGTGGACGGCTCTCAGCTTGGCGTTCCCGAAGAAACTCGGAGAGGACGTACGGATCATCCGATCCCGCCAGGATGGGAGCTTCTATCGTGCCTGCCCGAAATGCGGTGGCGAGCTTGACCTCGCGGCCGGCGAGTGGGTCGCAGCCTACCCCGATCGCCCCATCCACGGGTACAGGATCTCGCAACTCGACTCGTCCAAGGTGGACCCTGGGGAAATCCTGGCGGAGTACAAGAAGACGAGGTTTCCCGAACGGTTTTACAACTTGAAGATCGGCATCGCCTGGGCGGACGTCCAGAACCGGCTCGATGCTGCCGCCGTCCTGGCCTGCTGTGGCGAAGCCGGGCTGCTCGAGCGATCGGACACGGAATGCACGATGGGGGTGGACACCGGCGACCTGTTGCACGTCGTCGTCTCCCGCTTTGTCGAGAGCGCGGAGAATCTCCGGGAGGTGGTCTGGATCGGGACGGTCCAGGACTACCCCCAGCTCGACGACCTCATGAAGCGCTTCCGCATCCGGAAGTGCGTGATCGACGCGCTACCGGACATCCACGCCACGAGGGCGTTCGCGAAACGGCACTCGGGGAAGGTCTGGCTCAACTACTTCCAGGAGACCCAGCGGGGTGCCTACCGGTGGGACAACGAGCAGCGCATCGTCTACGAGAACCGCACCGAAGCCCTCGACGCGAGCCGCCAGGCGATCCGGGATCACAAGGTCGTGCTGCCGCGGGCCGGCCCGATCCTGCAGGAGTTCGCGGAGCACCTCGCGGCGGACGTAAAGCGGCTCCACGAGGACGAGGAGACGGGCGCCCGGGCATTTCGGTACGTCAAGACCGCGACCAACCACTTCTCCCTGGCGTTCACCTACGACTGCATCGCGTGGTCGAGGGACACGTCATGGGGGCCGCGCATCGCCCTGCCTTGGCAGGCCGAGCGGCGGTGGGACGAGGCCTTGGACGTGAGGTGGTGA
- a CDS encoding IS91 family transposase — translation MARRRLELADVVRAHRDDFTAYRGGHLAFAERRVLDDIASCRTAARGGHVERCDACGHERIAYNSCRNRHCPKCHELASARWLAARQEDVLPVEYFHVVFTIPHELGDIALQNKRVVYNLLFRASAETLLEIAADPTHLGAEIGFFSVLHTWGQTLEHHPHVHCLVPGGGLSPDQAGWVACQPRFFLSVRVLGRLFRGKFLHHLRDAFEHGTLGFHGRLEPLRERRAFRDYLAPLYRCEWNVYAKPPFGGPAQVLHYLARYAHRVAIANGRLRSLRDGRVTFVWKDYRHHGKKRLMTLSAVQFLRRFLLHLLPTGYVRIRHYGFLGNRCRREKLDRCRASIAESATSADAPTVTHAMALTDDPRQCPECRRGRMVCVLVFAPGDEETIDAWRVRHDTS, via the coding sequence GTGGCTCGGCGACGGCTGGAACTGGCCGACGTCGTTCGAGCCCACCGAGATGACTTCACCGCCTATCGCGGAGGTCACCTCGCGTTCGCCGAACGACGCGTGCTCGACGATATCGCTTCGTGCCGCACCGCAGCCCGGGGCGGACACGTCGAGCGCTGCGACGCGTGTGGCCACGAGAGAATCGCCTACAACTCCTGTCGCAACAGGCACTGCCCCAAGTGCCACGAGCTGGCCAGCGCCCGGTGGCTGGCGGCGCGACAGGAAGACGTTCTGCCGGTCGAGTACTTCCACGTGGTCTTCACGATTCCCCACGAGCTCGGCGACATCGCCCTCCAAAACAAGCGCGTCGTCTACAACCTCCTGTTCCGTGCATCCGCCGAGACGCTCCTGGAGATCGCGGCCGACCCGACGCACCTCGGCGCCGAGATCGGCTTCTTCTCCGTTCTGCACACGTGGGGTCAGACGCTTGAGCACCATCCCCACGTCCACTGTCTCGTTCCCGGTGGCGGGCTGTCACCCGACCAGGCGGGCTGGGTCGCGTGCCAGCCGAGGTTCTTCCTGTCGGTGCGCGTCCTCGGTCGACTCTTCCGCGGGAAGTTCCTCCATCACCTCCGGGATGCCTTCGAGCACGGGACGCTCGGTTTCCACGGCCGGCTGGAGCCGCTGCGGGAGCGACGAGCCTTCCGCGACTACCTCGCTCCGCTGTACCGGTGCGAGTGGAATGTCTATGCGAAACCCCCGTTCGGCGGGCCCGCCCAGGTGCTGCACTACCTCGCTCGGTACGCGCATCGCGTCGCCATCGCGAACGGACGCCTTCGGTCCCTGCGCGACGGCCGCGTGACGTTCGTCTGGAAGGACTACCGGCACCACGGCAAGAAGCGGCTCATGACGCTGAGCGCCGTGCAGTTCCTGCGCCGGTTCCTCCTGCATCTCCTGCCCACCGGCTACGTGAGGATCCGCCACTACGGGTTCCTCGGGAATCGCTGCCGGCGAGAGAAGCTCGACCGTTGCCGCGCGTCGATCGCGGAGAGCGCCACCAGCGCGGACGCGCCCACCGTGACGCACGCCATGGCGCTGACGGACGACCCTCGGCAGTGTCCGGAGTGCCGGCGTGGCAGGATGGTCTGCGTGCTCGTCTTCGCGCCGGGCGACGAGGAGACGATCGACGCCTGGCGGGTGAGGCACGACACCTCATGA
- a CDS encoding site-specific integrase has product MTPLRQRMVEDMTLRRFSPQTQYNYIQHVARFAQHFGKSPADLDLGHVREFLVYLSIEMKVSYGTLAHYVSALRFFYKVTLGRPWSVEQIPYPRKELHLPWIPTREEVLRFLQCVTNIKHRAALMTCYAAGLRVSEVVALKIEDLDSARMLIHVRQGKNSKDRMVPLSKTLLEMLRVYWTVVRSPLWLFPGRYGQHISPRVVMYACKRARVAAGIPHKLTVHSLRHAFATHLLDGGANLRTIQLLMGHASLQTTARYTHVSTKELHAVQSPLDASTPQS; this is encoded by the coding sequence ATGACACCCCTGCGCCAGAGGATGGTCGAGGACATGACGCTGCGACGCTTCTCGCCGCAGACCCAGTACAACTACATCCAGCACGTCGCCCGGTTCGCCCAGCATTTCGGTAAGTCACCGGCGGACCTCGACCTCGGTCACGTGCGGGAGTTCCTGGTGTACCTGAGCATCGAGATGAAGGTCTCCTACGGTACTCTGGCGCACTACGTTTCTGCGCTCCGTTTCTTCTACAAGGTCACGCTCGGGCGGCCGTGGAGCGTCGAGCAGATCCCCTACCCTCGGAAGGAGCTCCATCTTCCCTGGATCCCGACCCGGGAGGAGGTCCTCCGGTTCCTCCAGTGCGTCACCAACATCAAGCATCGGGCGGCCCTGATGACCTGCTACGCCGCAGGGCTGCGCGTGTCGGAGGTCGTCGCGTTGAAGATCGAAGACCTCGACTCCGCGCGGATGCTGATCCACGTCCGCCAGGGGAAGAACAGCAAGGACCGCATGGTGCCCCTCTCGAAGACGCTGCTCGAGATGCTGCGGGTGTACTGGACGGTCGTGCGGTCGCCACTGTGGCTGTTCCCCGGCCGCTACGGCCAACATATCAGCCCGCGGGTCGTGATGTACGCGTGTAAGCGCGCGCGTGTCGCGGCCGGGATCCCGCACAAGCTCACCGTCCACTCGCTTCGGCACGCCTTCGCGACGCACCTGCTCGACGGTGGCGCGAATCTTCGCACCATCCAGCTCCTCATGGGCCACGCGAGCCTCCAGACCACGGCGAGGTACACCCACGTCTCGACCAAGGAGCTGCACGCCGTTCAGAGCCCGCTCGACGCTTCGACACCGCAAAGCTGA
- a CDS encoding DUF2934 domain-containing protein, producing MKSDNNNRTKEPFPPARINAPWATRDRGTKLASVPETIASRKSISQDQRRKLIAEAAYLKAEHRGFRGGSAEQDWIAAEAEIDANLVKLR from the coding sequence ATGAAGTCGGACAACAACAACCGCACGAAGGAACCCTTCCCACCCGCGAGGATCAACGCGCCCTGGGCCACGAGAGATAGGGGAACGAAGCTCGCGAGTGTCCCTGAAACGATCGCGTCGCGCAAGAGCATCTCGCAGGATCAACGTCGCAAGCTGATCGCGGAGGCGGCCTATCTCAAGGCGGAACACCGCGGGTTCCGTGGTGGCAGCGCGGAGCAGGACTGGATCGCGGCCGAGGCCGAGATCGACGCGAACCTTGTGAAGCTCCGCTGA